From one Nematostella vectensis chromosome 7, jaNemVect1.1, whole genome shotgun sequence genomic stretch:
- the LOC5502098 gene encoding 28S ribosomal protein S10, mitochondrial, producing the protein MALKSTGTLLYRLVRVSKCSFYQQCQDVTRKHLFASLTCSSVAKVCFPRQATTRLFSSQAESTTEDERLYSLISVKVKGSDEAVLKSYTHFVTRAANLLNIDISGRIVLPTRKERYTLLKSPHIYKKHRAQYEIRTHGRMLQLKNLTCNTADVFLEYIQRNLPEGVSMSVEQTALEPMPEYLQPPQAALDFLKSQQQNTATETQTST; encoded by the exons ATGGCTTTAAAATCAACCGGAACTCTATTGTACCGTCTAGTCAGGGTGTCTAAGTGTTCTTTTTATCAACAATGTCAAGACGTGACTAGAAAACAC TTATTCGCATCATTGACGTGTTCTTCTGTGGCAAAGGTTTGCTTCCCAAGGCAGGCTACAACGCGTTTATTTTCTTCACAAGCTGAATCTACG ACAGAGGATGAGAGGCTCTATTCCTTGATTAGTGTCAAGGTCAAGGGTAGTGATGAGGCAGTGTTGAAGAGCTACACACATTTTGTCACAAGAGCTGCTAACTTACTTAACATAGACATCTCTGGAAG AATTGTTTTACCAACAAGAAAAGAGAGATACACTCTTCTCAAGTCGCCACACATTTACAAGAAACACAGAGCACAATACGAGATCAGAACCCATGGCCGAATGCTCCAG CTGAAAAACCTAACTTGCAACACAGCAGATGTGTTCTTGGAGTACATCCAGCGCAACCTCCCGGAAGGTGTGAGCATGAGCGTGGAACAGACTGCACTAGAGCCCATGCCTGAATACTTGCAACCACCACAAGCTGCTCTGGATTTCCTTAAATCACAACAACAGAACACAGCTACAGAAACACAAACCTCGACATGA
- the LOC5502091 gene encoding DPH4 homolog has product MSALRLFCFLSMNTESERNYYDVLGVDSSSSSEEIRKAYQRLALKFHPDKLDAAQTEKSQAVKEFHAISEAWNVLSNSELKSKYDKGITEINLQQKWPVNGSVDLDDMEENDDGSYSSPCRCGGEYVITNAHLQSGQSMVCCTTCTLSIRVLYAVVSEEEDS; this is encoded by the exons atgaGTGCATtaagattattttgttttttatcgaTGAATACAGAAAGCGAGAGGAACTACTATGATGTGTTAGGAGTAGATTCAAGCTCATCAAGTGAAGAAATCAGAAAGGCCTACCAGAGGCTCGCCTTAAAG tttcaTCCAGATAAGTTGGATGCAGCTCAAACAGAGAAATCTCAAGCTGTCAAAGAGTTTCATGCTATCAGTGAAGCCTGGAATGTACTCAGCAATAGCGAGCTCAAGAGTAAATATGACAAGGGAATCACAG AGATAAATTTGCAGCAGAAATGGCCAGTTAATGGGTCAGTTGATCTGGATGACATGGAAGAGAATGATG ATGGCAGCTATTCCAGTCCATGTCGTTGTGGGGGCGAGTACGTCATAACAAATGCACACCTGCAAAGTGGGCAGAGCATGGTCTGCTGCACGACCTGCACCCTATCAATAAGAGTTCTCTACGCTGTTGTAAGTGAGGAAGAAGACTCCTGA